The following are encoded together in the Pseudomonas maumuensis genome:
- the pssA gene encoding CDP-diacylglycerol--serine O-phosphatidyltransferase, which produces MSERPEEPNKPSDAESLLPVDEHVEEGHDAEGRKVRHRGIYLLPNLFTTANLFAGFYSIISSMSAQSALSAGDPREASKYFAFAAIAIFVAMVLDGLDGRVARMTNTQSAFGAEYDSLSDMVAFGVAPALLAFGWALGDMGKVGWMVAFIYVAGAALRLARFNTQVGTADKRYFIGLASPAAAGVVAGTVWAFSDYGIQGSKLSFLVALLVAAAGMLMVSNIKYNSFKELDLKGRVPFVAILAVVLVFAVVFSDPPRILLLIFLAYAASGPIQFLLRARRRKS; this is translated from the coding sequence ATGAGCGAACGTCCCGAAGAGCCGAACAAGCCCTCCGACGCCGAAAGCCTGCTACCTGTCGATGAGCACGTTGAAGAAGGCCACGATGCCGAAGGGCGCAAGGTGCGTCACCGCGGTATCTATCTGCTGCCCAACCTGTTCACCACCGCGAACTTGTTCGCCGGCTTCTATTCCATCATCAGCTCGATGAGCGCGCAGAGCGCCCTGAGCGCGGGTGATCCACGCGAGGCGAGCAAGTACTTCGCCTTCGCCGCCATCGCCATCTTCGTCGCCATGGTCCTCGACGGCCTCGACGGCCGCGTGGCGCGCATGACCAACACGCAAAGCGCCTTCGGTGCCGAGTACGACTCGCTGTCGGACATGGTCGCCTTCGGCGTGGCCCCGGCGCTTCTGGCGTTCGGCTGGGCCCTGGGCGACATGGGCAAGGTCGGCTGGATGGTCGCCTTCATCTATGTGGCCGGCGCGGCCCTGCGCCTGGCGCGTTTCAACACCCAGGTCGGCACCGCCGACAAACGCTACTTCATCGGCCTGGCCAGCCCGGCGGCGGCCGGCGTGGTGGCCGGTACCGTCTGGGCGTTCAGCGACTACGGCATCCAGGGTTCCAAGCTGTCGTTCCTGGTGGCGCTGCTGGTGGCGGCCGCCGGCATGCTGATGGTCAGCAACATCAAGTACAACAGCTTCAAGGAGCTCGACCTCAAGGGCCGCGTGCCCTTTGTCGCGATCCTTGCCGTGGTGCTGGTGTTCGCCGTGGTGTTCAGCGATCCGCCGCGCATCCTGCTGCTGATCTTCCTCGCCTATGCTGCATCGGGGCCGATCCAGTTTCTGTTGCGGGCGCGCCGTCGCAAATCCTGA